In a single window of the Cupriavidus sp. P-10 genome:
- a CDS encoding UDP-N-acetylmuramoyl-L-alanyl-D-glutamate--2,6-diaminopimelate ligase: MTAKPLLPLEVTTQASNALAWLRTNVAASAQLTGDTRRLARGDVFFAYVLGNERLATDGRPYIQQAIAAGAGAIVYEADGFDWPFGDTVPHLAVSNLHQLAGPIAAGWHGNPVRGLAVTGITGTNGKTSCSQWLARVLQAAGTPCATVGTLGTGFPGALQATGFTTPDAVQLQASLAGLHDAGARAVAMEVSSHGLEQERVAGTHFSVTVLTNLTQDHLDYHGSMAEYEAAKQRLFQWDGLRTAVVNRDDGMGQRLLAANAAAIAAPHVIEYGIDGPGAATVRRPRGEWLRATNVRATPNGTAFHIDGSFGSAEMATPMIGAFNVSNLLAVLGAALANGVAWDAALAALRALTPVEGRMELFGANGGDAALAPLAVVDYAHTPDALEQTLAALRPVAQARHGRLWCVFGCGGDRDPIKRPLMGAVAERLADDVILTSDNPRGEDPQEILDAIADGMADRARGRQIEDRAAAILYAIRHAAPADVVLVAGKGHEATQEIQGRKRPFSDREHVRLALATRGVSA; encoded by the coding sequence ATGACGGCCAAGCCTTTGCTCCCGCTCGAGGTAACAACCCAGGCCAGCAACGCGCTGGCCTGGCTGCGTACCAATGTGGCCGCTTCGGCGCAGCTGACCGGCGATACCCGGCGGCTGGCGCGTGGCGATGTGTTCTTCGCCTACGTACTCGGCAACGAGCGCCTGGCTACTGATGGCCGGCCCTACATCCAGCAAGCCATCGCCGCCGGTGCCGGCGCCATCGTCTATGAGGCCGACGGCTTCGACTGGCCGTTTGGCGACACCGTGCCGCACCTGGCGGTCAGCAACCTGCACCAGCTCGCCGGCCCGATCGCCGCCGGCTGGCACGGCAACCCGGTGCGCGGCCTGGCCGTGACCGGCATCACCGGCACCAACGGCAAGACCTCGTGCAGCCAGTGGCTGGCGCGTGTGCTGCAAGCCGCGGGCACGCCTTGCGCGACCGTCGGCACGCTCGGTACCGGCTTCCCCGGCGCACTGCAGGCGACCGGCTTTACCACGCCCGACGCGGTGCAGCTGCAGGCCAGCCTGGCGGGGCTGCACGATGCCGGCGCCCGTGCCGTGGCGATGGAAGTGTCCTCGCACGGCCTGGAGCAGGAGCGCGTGGCCGGCACGCATTTCTCGGTAACGGTGCTGACCAACCTGACGCAGGACCACCTCGACTACCACGGCTCGATGGCCGAGTACGAGGCGGCAAAGCAGCGCCTGTTCCAGTGGGACGGCCTGCGCACCGCGGTGGTCAACCGCGACGACGGCATGGGCCAGCGCCTGCTGGCGGCGAATGCGGCCGCGATCGCCGCGCCGCACGTGATCGAATACGGCATCGACGGCCCCGGCGCCGCCACGGTGCGCCGCCCGCGCGGCGAATGGCTGCGGGCCACCAACGTGCGCGCCACGCCCAACGGCACCGCTTTCCATATCGATGGCAGCTTCGGCAGCGCCGAGATGGCCACGCCCATGATCGGCGCCTTCAACGTCAGCAACCTGCTGGCGGTGCTGGGCGCGGCGCTCGCCAACGGCGTGGCGTGGGATGCGGCGCTGGCCGCGCTGCGCGCGCTGACGCCGGTCGAGGGCCGCATGGAACTGTTCGGTGCCAATGGTGGCGATGCCGCGCTGGCTCCGCTTGCCGTGGTCGACTACGCCCACACCCCCGACGCGCTGGAACAGACGCTGGCCGCGCTGCGCCCGGTGGCGCAGGCGCGCCATGGCCGCCTGTGGTGCGTGTTCGGCTGCGGCGGCGACCGCGACCCGATCAAGCGCCCGCTGATGGGCGCGGTGGCCGAGCGCCTGGCCGACGACGTCATCCTGACCAGCGACAACCCGCGCGGCGAGGATCCGCAGGAGATCCTGGACGCCATCGCCGACGGCATGGCCGACCGCGCGCGCGGCCGCCAGATCGAGGATCGCGCCGCTGCCATCCTTTACGCCATCCGGCACGCGGCTCCGGCCGACGTGGTGCTGGTGGCGGGCAAGGGCCACGAGGCCACCCAGGAAATCCAGGGGCGCAAGCGCCCGTTCTCCGACCGCGAGCATGTCCGCCTGGCCCTTGCCACCCGTGGAGTATCGGCATGA
- the mraZ gene encoding division/cell wall cluster transcriptional repressor MraZ, translating to MFQGASALSLDAKGRMSIPSRHREALQQQAEGRVTLTKHPDGCLLLFPRPEWETFRTRIAALPMDAHWWKRIFLGNAADVEMDGAGRVLIAPELRSAAMLDKEVMLLGMGSHFEVWDAATYAAKEQQAMAQGMPEALKNFSF from the coding sequence GTGTTTCAGGGAGCATCGGCGCTGTCGCTGGATGCCAAGGGGCGGATGTCCATTCCGTCCAGGCACCGCGAGGCGCTGCAACAGCAGGCCGAGGGCCGGGTGACGCTGACCAAGCACCCGGATGGCTGCCTGCTGCTGTTTCCGAGGCCCGAGTGGGAAACCTTCCGCACGCGCATTGCAGCGCTGCCGATGGATGCGCACTGGTGGAAGCGCATCTTCCTGGGCAACGCCGCCGACGTGGAAATGGACGGCGCAGGCCGGGTGCTGATCGCACCGGAGCTGCGCAGTGCCGCCATGCTCGACAAAGAAGTCATGCTGCTCGGCATGGGCAGCCATTTCGAAGTATGGGATGCCGCGACATACGCCGCCAAGGAACAGCAGGCGATGGCGCAAGGCATGCCCGAAGCATTGAAAAATTTCTCTTTCTGA
- the rsmH gene encoding 16S rRNA (cytosine(1402)-N(4))-methyltransferase RsmH, whose product MSPTGTPATPALRHRTVLLDEAVDALVWRPDGVYVDGTFGRGGHSRAVLARLGPEGALVAFDKDPAAIAEAGTIGDARFSIEHASFADMAERLAGRGHVAGVLLDLGISSPQIDEAARGFSFRFEGPLDMRMDTTRGITAAQWLAQADEQDIARVIRDYGEERFAVQIAKAIVARRREPGDGGPIATTADLAALVAKAVKTREKGQDPATRTFQALRIHVNQELEDLERGLKAAYDLLQVGGRLVVISFHSLEDRIVKRFMAAHARPQQDADPALRRAPLRAADLPQPTLRLLGRFKPGTEEVAANPRARSAVMRVAEKLAPAAGKGGAA is encoded by the coding sequence ATGAGTCCTACCGGAACGCCGGCAACCCCCGCCTTGCGCCATCGCACCGTGCTGCTGGACGAGGCCGTCGACGCCCTGGTCTGGCGCCCGGACGGCGTCTACGTGGACGGCACCTTCGGCAGGGGAGGGCACAGCCGGGCGGTACTGGCCCGGCTGGGGCCAGAAGGGGCCCTGGTCGCGTTCGACAAGGACCCAGCAGCAATCGCAGAAGCGGGCACCATCGGGGATGCCCGCTTCTCCATTGAGCACGCCAGCTTTGCGGACATGGCAGAGCGCCTTGCCGGGCGCGGCCACGTGGCTGGCGTGCTGCTCGACCTGGGGATCAGCTCGCCCCAGATCGATGAGGCGGCGAGGGGGTTTTCCTTTCGTTTCGAGGGCCCGCTGGACATGCGCATGGACACCACGCGCGGCATCACCGCCGCGCAGTGGCTGGCGCAGGCGGATGAGCAGGACATTGCCAGGGTGATACGAGACTATGGGGAAGAACGGTTTGCTGTACAGATTGCAAAGGCGATTGTTGCTCGCCGGCGCGAACCCGGCGATGGCGGACCTATCGCCACTACTGCCGACCTTGCCGCGCTCGTGGCGAAAGCCGTCAAAACACGCGAGAAGGGCCAGGACCCTGCGACCCGCACCTTTCAGGCTCTACGGATTCACGTCAATCAAGAGCTTGAGGACCTCGAAAGAGGGCTGAAGGCGGCTTATGACCTGTTGCAGGTAGGGGGACGCCTGGTGGTGATCAGCTTCCATTCGCTGGAGGACCGCATCGTCAAGCGGTTCATGGCGGCGCACGCCCGTCCCCAGCAGGATGCCGACCCGGCCCTGCGCCGCGCGCCGCTGCGCGCGGCCGACCTGCCGCAACCCACGCTGCGCCTGCTTGGCCGTTTCAAGCCCGGCACCGAGGAAGTTGCCGCCAACCCGCGCGCGCGCTCGGCCGTGATGCGCGTGGCAGAGAAGCTGGCGCCCGCCGCCGGCAAGGGCGGGGCTGCATGA
- a CDS encoding UDP-N-acetylmuramoyl-tripeptide--D-alanyl-D-alanine ligase, protein MSQTTMTTLQDAAGWIAGARVSGDGAVAFSRVQTDSRTVEPGDLFVALRGERFDAHDFIADVVARGAAAVLVSREADAGNYAHVPAIIAPDTRIALGELGAGWRRRFTLPAVAVTGSNGKTTVKEMIAAIFAAAVGEGHRLATGGNLNNDIGLPLTVLRLRATHKLAVLELGMNHPGETVYLAGIAQPTVAVITNAQREHQEFMVSVEAVAQEHAAAIAALPADGVAVFPLDEESGGAYAPVWREAAGARRALSFGTSQRADVHATMALVDGAQVMQVRAPGHAFEVRLALLGEHNVRNALAAIACALAAGVRVPAIQAGLAGFQAVKGRLQVKYTPGGTVVIDDTYNANPDSMRAAIDVLAGFAAPRVLVLGDMGEVGDQGPAFHEEIGAYAQARGIDTLWATGELAVHAVRAFGANGRHFGSAEDLAKALEEDSGGMVAQAGAVLVKGSRFMRMERMVAALVADTSAH, encoded by the coding sequence ATGAGCCAGACCACCATGACCACCTTGCAGGACGCCGCCGGCTGGATCGCCGGCGCGCGCGTTTCCGGCGACGGCGCCGTTGCGTTCTCGCGCGTGCAGACCGACAGCCGTACCGTCGAGCCCGGCGACCTGTTCGTCGCGCTCAGGGGTGAGCGCTTCGACGCGCATGATTTCATCGCCGACGTGGTGGCCAGGGGCGCCGCCGCCGTGCTGGTCAGCCGCGAAGCGGATGCCGGCAACTACGCCCACGTTCCGGCCATCATCGCCCCCGACACCCGCATCGCGCTGGGTGAACTGGGCGCCGGCTGGCGCCGCCGGTTCACGCTGCCCGCGGTGGCGGTGACCGGCAGCAACGGCAAGACCACGGTCAAGGAAATGATCGCGGCGATCTTCGCCGCGGCGGTGGGCGAGGGCCATCGCCTGGCCACCGGCGGCAACCTGAACAACGACATCGGCCTGCCGCTGACGGTTCTGCGCCTGCGCGCCACCCACAAGCTGGCGGTGCTGGAGCTCGGCATGAACCATCCGGGCGAGACCGTCTACCTGGCCGGCATCGCCCAGCCCACCGTGGCGGTCATCACCAACGCGCAGCGCGAGCACCAGGAATTCATGGTCAGCGTGGAAGCCGTGGCGCAAGAGCACGCGGCCGCGATCGCTGCTTTGCCGGCGGACGGCGTGGCGGTGTTCCCGCTCGACGAGGAAAGCGGCGGTGCCTATGCGCCGGTGTGGCGCGAGGCCGCCGGTGCGCGCCGTGCGCTGTCGTTCGGCACCTCGCAGCGTGCGGATGTGCACGCCACCATGGCACTGGTCGACGGCGCGCAGGTGATGCAGGTGCGTGCGCCCGGTCATGCGTTTGAAGTCAGGCTTGCACTGCTGGGCGAGCACAACGTGCGCAATGCGCTCGCGGCGATCGCCTGCGCGCTGGCCGCTGGCGTACGCGTGCCGGCGATCCAGGCGGGCCTGGCCGGCTTCCAGGCGGTCAAGGGCCGGCTGCAGGTGAAGTACACGCCGGGCGGCACGGTGGTCATCGATGACACCTACAACGCCAACCCAGATTCCATGCGCGCCGCCATCGACGTGCTGGCCGGCTTTGCCGCGCCGCGCGTGCTGGTGCTGGGCGACATGGGCGAGGTCGGCGACCAGGGGCCGGCTTTCCACGAAGAGATCGGCGCCTACGCGCAGGCACGCGGCATCGACACGCTGTGGGCCACCGGCGAACTGGCCGTGCACGCGGTGCGGGCGTTCGGCGCCAACGGACGCCATTTCGGCAGCGCGGAAGACCTGGCAAAGGCCTTGGAGGAAGACAGCGGGGGCATGGTGGCGCAAGCCGGCGCCGTGCTGGTGAAGGGATCGCGCTTCATGCGCATGGAACGGATGGTCGCCGCGCTGGTCGCAGACACTTCCGCACATTAA
- the murD gene encoding UDP-N-acetylmuramoyl-L-alanine--D-glutamate ligase, with protein sequence MFGELQKPHVLVLGLGESGLAMARWCGLNGCAVRVADTREAPANLVFLQAELTSAEFVGGPFTEGLLDDIGLVAISPGLSPLEAGNGALLAAAQARGIPVWGEIELFARALKHLEAGSGYAPKLLAITGTNGKTTTTALTGRLIERAGKTVAVAGNISPSALDKLSACIASATLPDVWVLELSSFQLETTHTLAPHAATVLNVTQDHLDWHGSMEAYAASKARIFGPADSQCVQVLNRNDRLTLDMARPGRKPVTFGVDLPEVPGSFGILREGGMPWLVLAEPDSEAEGEGKPRRRKAVEATDEAVPVRHKRLMPADALHIRGMHNATNAMAALALCRAIELPLNALLHGLREYRGEPHRVEWVATIDDVEYFDDSKGTNVGATVAALSGLDKRVVLIAGGEGKGQDFSPLAAPVAQYARAVVLIGRAAAELRDALQGSGASLVDAATLEEAVTKAAELAESGDVVLLSPACASLDMFRNYVHRAEVFRAAVEELALSRGILP encoded by the coding sequence GTGTTTGGCGAGCTGCAAAAACCTCATGTGCTGGTACTGGGCCTCGGCGAGTCGGGGCTGGCCATGGCGCGCTGGTGTGGCCTGAACGGCTGCGCGGTGCGCGTGGCCGACACACGCGAGGCGCCCGCCAACCTTGTCTTCCTGCAGGCCGAGCTGACTTCGGCCGAGTTCGTGGGCGGCCCGTTCACCGAAGGGCTGCTCGACGATATCGGACTGGTGGCGATCAGCCCGGGCCTGTCGCCGCTGGAGGCCGGAAACGGCGCATTGCTGGCCGCCGCGCAGGCGCGCGGCATCCCGGTGTGGGGCGAGATCGAGCTGTTTGCGCGCGCGCTGAAGCACCTGGAAGCCGGGTCGGGCTACGCCCCGAAGCTCCTGGCGATCACCGGCACCAATGGCAAGACCACCACGACCGCGCTGACCGGCCGGCTGATCGAACGCGCGGGCAAGACCGTGGCGGTGGCGGGAAATATCAGCCCGTCGGCGCTGGACAAGCTGTCGGCGTGCATCGCCTCGGCCACGCTGCCGGACGTCTGGGTGCTGGAGCTGTCGAGCTTCCAGCTGGAAACCACGCATACCCTGGCGCCGCATGCGGCCACCGTACTCAACGTGACCCAGGACCACCTGGACTGGCACGGTTCGATGGAAGCCTACGCCGCGTCCAAGGCGCGCATCTTCGGGCCGGCCGACAGCCAGTGCGTGCAGGTGCTGAACCGCAATGACCGCCTGACGCTGGACATGGCGCGCCCGGGCCGCAAGCCGGTGACCTTCGGCGTCGACCTGCCGGAAGTGCCGGGCAGCTTCGGCATCCTGCGCGAGGGCGGCATGCCCTGGCTGGTGCTGGCAGAGCCCGATTCGGAAGCGGAAGGGGAGGGCAAGCCGCGCCGCCGCAAGGCCGTCGAAGCGACCGACGAAGCCGTGCCCGTGCGCCACAAGCGCCTGATGCCGGCCGACGCGCTGCATATCCGCGGCATGCACAACGCCACCAACGCCATGGCGGCGCTGGCGCTGTGCCGTGCCATCGAGCTGCCGCTGAACGCATTGCTGCACGGCCTGCGCGAGTACCGCGGCGAGCCGCACCGGGTGGAGTGGGTCGCCACCATCGACGACGTCGAGTACTTCGACGACAGCAAGGGCACCAACGTCGGCGCGACCGTGGCCGCGCTGTCGGGGCTGGACAAGCGCGTGGTGCTGATCGCCGGCGGTGAAGGCAAGGGCCAGGATTTCTCGCCGCTGGCCGCGCCGGTGGCGCAGTACGCGCGCGCGGTCGTGCTGATCGGCCGCGCCGCCGCCGAGCTGCGCGATGCGCTGCAGGGCAGCGGCGCCAGCCTGGTCGATGCCGCCACGCTGGAAGAGGCGGTAACGAAGGCCGCTGAACTGGCTGAATCCGGCGACGTGGTGCTGCTCTCGCCCGCGTGCGCCAGCCTGGATATGTTCCGCAACTACGTGCACCGCGCCGAAGTATTCCGCGCCGCGGTGGAAGAACTGGCCCTGTCCCGGGGGATCCTGCCATGA
- the coq7 gene encoding 2-polyprenyl-3-methyl-6-methoxy-1,4-benzoquinone monooxygenase: MDTLIKEFDVALRAIAGATRSARANPADQLVPDTEQMSADERRHVAGLMRINHVGEVCAQALYQAQKLTARNATVRAQMDAAAREEEDHLAWCAERLRELGSRPSLLNPLWYAGAFAIGWVAGRAGDKVSLGFVAETERQVEHHLGGHLDRLPATDGRSRAILQQMRDDEIRHGDAARDAGGIPLPAPVRALMRGASRVMTTAAYRI, encoded by the coding sequence ATGGACACCCTGATCAAAGAATTCGACGTGGCACTGCGCGCCATTGCCGGGGCAACCCGCTCCGCGCGCGCCAACCCGGCCGACCAACTGGTGCCGGACACCGAGCAGATGAGCGCCGACGAGCGCCGCCACGTGGCCGGACTGATGCGCATCAACCATGTCGGCGAGGTTTGCGCCCAGGCCCTGTACCAGGCGCAGAAACTGACCGCGCGCAACGCGACCGTGCGCGCGCAGATGGACGCCGCCGCGCGCGAGGAAGAAGACCATCTGGCGTGGTGCGCCGAGCGGCTGCGCGAACTGGGCTCGCGCCCGAGCCTGCTCAACCCGCTGTGGTATGCCGGAGCGTTCGCGATCGGCTGGGTCGCTGGCCGCGCCGGCGACAAGGTCAGCCTCGGCTTTGTCGCCGAGACCGAGCGCCAGGTCGAGCACCATCTCGGCGGCCACCTGGATCGATTACCTGCAACGGACGGCCGCTCGCGCGCCATCCTCCAGCAGATGCGCGACGACGAGATCCGCCATGGGGATGCCGCCCGCGATGCCGGCGGCATCCCGCTGCCCGCACCGGTGCGCGCGCTGATGCGCGGCGCCTCGCGCGTGATGACCACCGCGGCCTACCGCATCTGA
- a CDS encoding peptidoglycan D,D-transpeptidase FtsI family protein: MSMARPNPPGRNRNGNGTPSRPRSGQFSASPVLGLRLPMWRSKLVVFLMFAAFAALAVRAAWIQGPGNQFYEAEGKKRFQRTLELPATRGKILDRNGLVLATSLPVKAIWAVPEDVPNQVELAKIRQLAKLLGMSEKDLGKKLSEDKGFVYLKRQVLPDVADKIAALKIEGIHQTREYKRFYPEGEAMAHIVGFTNVEDRGQEGVELARETGLAGRPGARQVIKDRLGRVVEDIGILKTPRDGEDIQLSIDAKIQYLAYNELKAVVDKHKAKAASAVVLDAQTGEVLALANWPTYNPNDRTRLSGEQLRNRVLTDTFEPGSMMKPITVGLALQLKRVTPSTVITTTGKYQFEGATISDTHNYGALTVSGVIQKSSNIGTTKIAMMMKPQEMWDMYTSIGLGQAPKIGFPGAVAGRVRPYKSWRPIEQATMSYGYGLSVSLFQMAHAYTIFAHDGELIPVTMFRTNGPATGERILTPQVARDVRAMMETVTAPGGTAPEAQVMGYRVGGKTGTAYKHEGRGYNRSKYRASFIGLAPMSNPRIIVAVSVDEPTAGSHYGGLVAGPAFAAITGGTLRALNVQPDSPIRQLVVSDKVPESEPWSATQ; encoded by the coding sequence ATGAGCATGGCCCGCCCCAACCCGCCCGGCCGCAACCGCAATGGCAACGGCACCCCGTCGCGCCCGCGCAGCGGCCAGTTCTCGGCCAGCCCGGTGCTGGGGCTGCGCCTGCCGATGTGGCGCTCCAAGCTGGTGGTGTTCCTGATGTTCGCGGCCTTTGCCGCGCTGGCGGTGCGCGCCGCATGGATCCAGGGTCCGGGCAACCAGTTCTACGAGGCCGAGGGCAAGAAGCGCTTCCAGCGCACGCTGGAGCTGCCGGCGACGCGCGGCAAGATCCTCGACCGCAACGGCCTGGTGCTGGCCACCAGCCTGCCGGTCAAGGCGATCTGGGCGGTGCCCGAGGACGTTCCCAACCAGGTCGAGCTGGCCAAGATCCGCCAGTTGGCCAAGCTGCTCGGGATGTCCGAGAAGGACCTCGGCAAGAAGCTGTCGGAGGACAAGGGCTTTGTCTACCTGAAGCGCCAGGTGCTGCCCGATGTCGCCGACAAGATCGCCGCGCTCAAGATCGAGGGCATCCACCAGACCCGCGAGTACAAGCGCTTCTACCCGGAAGGGGAGGCGATGGCGCATATCGTCGGCTTCACCAACGTCGAGGACCGCGGCCAGGAAGGCGTGGAACTGGCGCGCGAGACCGGCCTGGCCGGCCGCCCCGGCGCGCGCCAGGTGATCAAGGACCGCCTGGGCCGCGTGGTCGAGGACATCGGCATCCTGAAGACCCCGCGCGACGGCGAGGATATCCAGCTGTCGATCGACGCCAAGATCCAGTACCTGGCCTACAACGAACTCAAGGCCGTGGTCGACAAGCACAAGGCCAAGGCCGCCAGCGCGGTGGTGCTTGATGCCCAGACCGGCGAGGTGCTGGCGCTGGCCAACTGGCCCACCTACAACCCCAACGACCGCACCCGGCTGTCGGGCGAGCAGCTGCGCAACCGCGTGCTGACCGACACCTTCGAGCCCGGCTCGATGATGAAGCCGATCACGGTAGGGCTGGCGCTGCAGCTCAAGCGCGTGACGCCGTCTACGGTGATCACCACCACCGGCAAGTACCAGTTCGAAGGCGCCACCATCAGCGATACCCACAACTATGGTGCCCTCACCGTCAGCGGCGTGATCCAGAAGTCGTCCAACATCGGCACGACCAAGATCGCGATGATGATGAAGCCGCAGGAGATGTGGGACATGTACACCAGCATCGGCCTAGGCCAGGCGCCCAAGATCGGCTTTCCCGGAGCGGTGGCGGGGCGCGTGCGCCCGTACAAGAGCTGGCGTCCGATCGAGCAGGCCACCATGTCGTACGGCTACGGCCTGTCGGTGTCGTTGTTCCAGATGGCGCATGCATACACCATCTTCGCGCATGACGGCGAGCTGATCCCGGTCACCATGTTCCGCACCAACGGACCGGCCACCGGCGAGCGCATCCTGACGCCGCAGGTGGCGCGCGATGTGCGCGCCATGATGGAGACCGTGACCGCGCCCGGCGGCACCGCGCCCGAGGCCCAGGTGATGGGCTACCGCGTCGGTGGCAAGACCGGCACCGCCTACAAGCATGAAGGCCGCGGCTACAACCGCAGCAAGTACCGCGCCTCGTTCATCGGCCTGGCGCCGATGTCCAACCCGCGCATCATCGTCGCCGTCAGCGTCGACGAGCCCACCGCCGGCAGCCACTACGGCGGCCTGGTGGCCGGCCCGGCGTTCGCCGCCATCACCGGCGGCACGCTGCGCGCACTGAATGTCCAGCCCGATTCGCCGATCCGCCAGCTGGTGGTCAGCGACAAGGTGCCGGAAAGCGAACCGTGGAGCGCGACCCAATGA
- the mraY gene encoding phospho-N-acetylmuramoyl-pentapeptide-transferase, producing the protein MLLALAQWLQNDYSFLRVVNYLTFRAVMANLTALLIGLAFGPWVIRKLTELKVGQAVRTIGPQTHLVKSGTPTMGGVLVLVSIAVSTLLWCDWGNRFIWVVMLVTFGYGAIGWVDDYRKVVYRDPRGMSSREKFFWQTLIGLVAAVYLAFSVSESSNVRVWELFLNWVEGGLSLDMPYKSNLIVPFFKEISYPLGVAGFIVLTYLVIVGSSNAVNLTDGLDGLVIMPVVLVGGGLGVFAYVMGSSVYSKYLLFPHIPGAGELLIFCSALAGAGLAFLWFNAHPAQVFMGDVGALALGGALGTVAVIVRQEIVLFVMGGIFVVETLSVMAQVTWFKITKRRYGEGRRLFRMAPLHHHFELSGWKETQVTVRFWIITMLLVLIGLSTLKLR; encoded by the coding sequence ATGTTATTGGCTCTGGCCCAGTGGCTGCAAAACGACTACAGCTTCCTCCGGGTCGTCAACTACCTGACTTTCCGCGCGGTGATGGCCAACCTCACCGCGCTGCTGATCGGCCTCGCGTTCGGCCCGTGGGTGATCCGCAAGCTGACCGAACTCAAGGTCGGCCAGGCGGTGCGCACCATCGGTCCGCAGACGCACCTGGTCAAGTCCGGCACGCCGACCATGGGTGGCGTGCTGGTGCTCGTATCGATCGCCGTCTCGACGCTGCTGTGGTGCGACTGGGGCAACCGCTTTATCTGGGTGGTGATGCTGGTCACCTTCGGCTACGGCGCCATCGGCTGGGTCGACGACTACCGCAAGGTGGTCTATCGCGACCCGCGCGGCATGTCGAGCCGCGAAAAGTTTTTCTGGCAGACGCTGATCGGCCTGGTGGCCGCCGTCTACCTGGCGTTCTCGGTGTCGGAAAGCAGCAACGTGCGGGTGTGGGAGCTGTTCCTGAACTGGGTCGAGGGCGGGCTGTCGCTGGACATGCCGTACAAGTCCAACCTGATCGTGCCTTTCTTCAAGGAGATCAGCTACCCGCTGGGCGTGGCCGGTTTCATCGTGCTGACCTACCTGGTGATCGTGGGCTCGAGCAACGCCGTGAACCTGACCGACGGGCTGGACGGGCTGGTGATCATGCCGGTGGTGCTGGTCGGCGGCGGCCTGGGCGTATTTGCCTACGTGATGGGCAGCTCGGTCTACAGCAAGTACCTGCTGTTCCCGCACATCCCGGGCGCGGGCGAACTGCTGATCTTCTGCTCGGCGCTGGCCGGCGCGGGGCTGGCCTTCCTCTGGTTCAACGCGCACCCGGCGCAGGTGTTCATGGGCGACGTGGGCGCGCTGGCACTGGGCGGCGCGCTGGGCACGGTGGCGGTGATCGTGCGCCAGGAGATCGTGCTGTTCGTGATGGGCGGCATCTTCGTGGTGGAAACGCTGTCGGTGATGGCGCAGGTGACGTGGTTCAAGATCACCAAGCGCCGTTACGGCGAGGGCAGGCGGCTGTTCCGGATGGCGCCGCTGCACCACCATTTCGAGCTGAGCGGCTGGAAGGAAACGCAGGTCACGGTGCGCTTCTGGATCATCACCATGCTGCTGGTGCTGATCGGGTTGTCGACGCTGAAGTTGCGCTAA
- the ftsL gene encoding cell division protein FtsL: MNRLTFFLLAALILCALSLVSAQHQARTLFVALERAQSEERQLDVDWSRLQYQQSALGKSARIADAARAQLKMAPVNPGKTQYLSGIVLPPATAQSPAAASDAEARR, translated from the coding sequence ATGAACCGCCTGACCTTCTTCCTGCTGGCCGCGCTGATCCTGTGCGCGCTGTCGCTGGTCAGCGCGCAGCACCAGGCGCGCACGCTGTTCGTGGCGCTGGAGCGGGCGCAGTCCGAGGAGCGCCAGCTCGACGTCGACTGGTCGCGCCTGCAGTACCAGCAGAGCGCGCTGGGCAAGAGCGCGCGCATTGCCGACGCGGCCCGCGCGCAACTGAAGATGGCGCCGGTCAACCCCGGCAAGACCCAGTACCTGTCCGGCATCGTGCTGCCACCGGCCACGGCGCAATCCCCGGCCGCGGCCAGTGACGCGGAGGCGCGCCGATGA